The following coding sequences lie in one Miscanthus floridulus cultivar M001 chromosome 9, ASM1932011v1, whole genome shotgun sequence genomic window:
- the LOC136479820 gene encoding uncharacterized protein translates to MVLPGQGRDAILGMNWLRNYGVVLNLRQGIVELRLPSSEDRMSLLMSSVPTLPVIAHAEASPDLAAIPVVYEFPDVFLEDLPRLPPDRDVEFSIELEPSTAPISRRPYCMAPKELVEMKKQLEELLENGFILPSSSP, encoded by the coding sequence atggtgctgcctgggcaaggcagagatgcaattttgggaatgaactggttgagaaATTATGGGGTGGTCTTGAACCTTAGGCAGGGAATTGTTGAGTtaaggcttccttcttctgaggataggatgtccctCCTTATGTCATCAGTCCCCACCTTACCAGTTattgctcatgctgaagcttctcctgaccTTGCTGCTATTCCTGtggtctatgagtttccagatgtcttcctcgaggatctacctaggttaccaccagatagggatgtggagttttccattgagttagaacctagcactgctcctatttcacggcGTCCTTACTGCATGGCTCCAAAAGAATTAGTTGAGATGAAGAAACAGttagaggaattgttggagaatggattcatccttcctagttcttcaccatag